Proteins encoded within one genomic window of Panicum virgatum strain AP13 chromosome 1N, P.virgatum_v5, whole genome shotgun sequence:
- the LOC120653644 gene encoding protein FAR1-RELATED SEQUENCE 5-like yields MCVAGGAGAHVSSSNLTLPVISNETLHLPSNSAPPELATQQLSNSASKVLPAESGGVTVPTAETTADGVDVEDGVEVLSTPQEPFVGMSFNTSDAAKDYYNSYACHTGFSIRIDTSRESKKANEKTKYIYVCQKAGVNKKEKVADDGPITEKKIVRQRQRDYVDRTHCPARMIVRKTSPRYWEVVNFEREHNHERLRKFSLTKYLKTHRDIPAEEKELIKLLHGCCITTTRAYQIMAELYGGIENCPYTEVDAKNLRVEYRAEYRGKDVKATLEYFEELKKEDPEFYYSYTLDEFDRVENLFWVDGAARRTYELYSDCLSFDTTYLTNAYNMSCAPFIGIDRNGITIQLGCGFLRNEKTEGFVWLFTEFKKAMGGKDPANIITDQDIVMKAAIAEVFVSSVHRNCRWHIMENARKTMGAFLDSKGDGKQELADDFKDCIDNSFTSAEFEQKWQAFLDKYELNNDERFQHLYDMRHCWIPAYFMHCFFPFLQTTAWSEGFNAVLKRYVNPKNSILNFVQQYKKIQQRIFSKQDLQEAPQPRRSHAT; encoded by the exons ATGTgtgttgcaggtggtgcaggtgcACATGTGTCAAGCAGCAACTTGACTCTCCCTGTAATATCCAATGAAACCCTTCATCTGCCAAGCAACTCAGCTCCTCCTGAACTGGCAACTCAGCAGCTTAGCAACTCAGCATCAAAGGTGCTCCCGGCTGAATCTGGTGGTGTGACAGTTCCCACGGCTGAGACAACCGCagatggagttgatgttgaggATGGTGTTGAGGTTTTATCCACTCCGCAGGAACCTTTTGTAGGCATGTCTTTTAATACTTCTGATGCTGCCAAAGACTATTACAATTCCTATGCCTGTCATACTGGTTTCTCTATAAGAATCGACACATCCCGTGAGTCAAAGAAGGCCAATGAAAAGACAAAGTATATCTATGTTTGCCAGAAGGCTGGGGTCAACAAAAAAGAGAAGGTTGCTGATGATGGGCCAATAACTGAGAAAAAGATTGTGAGGCAAAGGCAGAGGGATTATGTAGACAGGACGCACTGCCCAGCTCGCATGATTGTGAGGAAGACATCCCCTAGATACTGGGaggttgtgaactttgaaaggGAGCACAACCATGAGCGTTTAAGAAAATTCTCGCTCACAAAATACTTGAAGACCCACAGAGACATACCAGCTGAAGAGAAAGAGCTCATCAAGTTGCTCCATGGATGCTGCATCACGACAACTCGTGCTTACCAGATAATGGCTGAGTTGTATGGAGGTATTGAAAACTGTCCATACACCGAAGTTGATGCTAAAAATTTGCGTGTTGAGTACCGCGCTGAATATAGAGGTAAAGATGTGAAGGCGACGCTTGAGTACTTTGAAGAATTGAAGAAGGAAGATCCGGAATTCTATTATAGTTACACTCTTGATGAGTTTGACAGGGTTGAGAATCTGTTTTGGGTGGATGGTGCAGCAAGGAGAACTTATGAGCTATATAGTGATTGTTTGTCCTTTGACACTACTTATTTGACCAATGCCTACAACATGTCATGTGCTCCTTTCATAG GGATTGACAGGAATGGCATAACAATCCAGCTGGGTTGCGGCTTTCTGAGGAATGAGAAGACTGAGGGTTTTGTCTGGCTGTTTACTGAATTCAAGAAAGCAATGGGCGGCAAGGATCCTGCAAATATAATAACTGATCAAGATATTGTGATGAAGGCTGCTATCGCAGAGGTATTTGTCAGTTCAGTTCATAGGAATTGCCGTTGGCACATTATGGAAAATGCTAGGAAGACAATGGGTGCTTTCTTGGATAGCAAGGGGGATGGTAAGCAAGAGTTGGCGGATGACTTCAAGGATTGTATTGACAATAGCTTCACGTCGGCAGAGTTTGAGCAGAAGTGGCAGGCTTTTCTGGATAAATATGAGCTCAACAATGATGAGAGGTTCCAACATTTGTATGACATGAGACATTGTTGGATCCCTGCGTATTTCATGCATTgtttcttccccttcctccaaaCAACAGCATGGAGTGAAGGCTTCAATGCTGTCCTGAAGCGCTATGTCAACCCAAAGAACTCGATACTCAACTTTGTGCAGCAATATAAGAAGATACAACAAAGGATTTTCAGCAagcaagatttgcaagaggcgccACAGCCACGAAGGTCCCACGCTACTTGA